The genomic interval TGTCGACCGACTCTCGAACGGCCATGTCACAGTCGAGTGTGGACTCGGACTCCGACCGAGAACAAACGCGGTGAGCGAGTTCAGCGGCTGGCCCGCCGGTGAACGCGTCGACCACCGCTCATCGAGTCGGGTGCACTATCATGTCGATCGCAATCGTGCACGCGACGACGAGCCCCGCGTCGAGGTCGGGCGAGACCTGGATGCCGTAGCTGTCGCGAACGCGGAACCACTTCTTTGAGACCTCCGCGACTCGGTCGCCGTCGCGCATCAGTTTGTACTCGTGGTTCAGGACGTTCCCCTTCACCGCCAGGTCAGTCCCACCCTGTATCGAGACGGTGAATCGGTTGCGGATGGGGCTGACGACAGCCTTGTGAACGCTCGCAGCGGGGTGACCGTTCCGCTGGATAGTCATCGAGTTTCTGACGCGGAGGAGTTTCTCCTGGATCGTGTACGTGTCGCCGGTCCGGAGATCAGTCATTCTCAGCGTGTCCCTGACGCGGAGCGCCTTCCCGTCGATCTTGAATACACGCTCGCCGGCGCTGTTCTCGACGAAGAAGTCGTCGCCGATCGAGATGAGTTTCTGCGTCATCTTGTAGCGATCCCACTCGCCACCACCACCGTGACTGCGACCGCCACGTTTGTCTCGTCGTCCCTGACGCTGCTCGGTTCGACCGG from Halobaculum marinum carries:
- a CDS encoding LURP-one-related/scramblase family protein, which codes for MTQKLISIGDDFFVENSAGERVFKIDGKALRVRDTLRMTDLRTGDTYTIQEKLLRVRNSMTIQRNGHPAASVHKAVVSPIRNRFTVSIQGGTDLAVKGNVLNHEYKLMRDGDRVAEVSKKWFRVRDSYGIQVSPDLDAGLVVACTIAIDMIVHPTR